A stretch of the Polluticoccus soli genome encodes the following:
- a CDS encoding gliding motility-associated C-terminal domain-containing protein — protein MAKYLAMIFPFLLLSRVFVCLQRIAARTIGVIIRLQFVIILLTSGFIKAGAQNLVSNASFEEHTDCPSKAGDLAKCLGWESYTGGSPDYFHGCASSGIAGVPGNVAGTQSPHDGQAYAGFATYSKIPSPLWSDYREYITTSIQPLVIGEMYQVSLSVSLSEGSQFGSNNIGVFFFDKGTHFIPTYDLVKVKPQISYSSSGVIMNTVDWIRLNSMFIPDSAYTNIVIGGFKPSDSILVAERYGGTEIAYYYVDSVVVRKVPKFNERKLCVGSSISVPYVVREGGDFSSDNIFLLQLSDPFGDFANAVTIGSANRESGVIDGTLPSILQTGGGYKVRIVSTSPEHTVWVYDDSIRIDFVSSVVAGIKDLPDYSGVQLTADASPGRSYEWTGPNAFVSKEQYPIIVSPTIADSGIYIVTATIDGCFTRDTINFDFIESLIGVPSAFSPNGDNINDILYINSSKNVQELHLKIFNRWGQMVFETTDIKKGWDGRVKGQALEPEVFGYVLSATLINGQPFITKGNVTLIR, from the coding sequence ATGGCCAAATATCTAGCAATGATTTTTCCTTTTTTGCTGTTGAGTAGGGTATTCGTGTGTCTACAACGAATTGCTGCCCGGACTATTGGCGTAATTATTCGACTGCAGTTCGTCATTATCTTATTGACGTCTGGGTTTATTAAAGCCGGAGCGCAAAATCTTGTTTCTAATGCAAGTTTTGAAGAGCATACTGACTGCCCGTCAAAAGCCGGTGATTTGGCGAAATGTCTGGGGTGGGAATCTTATACAGGAGGCAGTCCGGACTATTTTCATGGTTGTGCGTCGAGTGGAATTGCAGGAGTACCTGGAAACGTCGCGGGAACACAGTCCCCTCATGACGGACAAGCATATGCCGGATTTGCTACCTATTCAAAGATCCCTAGTCCTCTATGGTCCGATTATAGGGAGTATATTACTACCAGTATTCAGCCATTAGTTATTGGTGAAATGTACCAAGTGTCGTTGTCTGTTTCTCTCAGTGAAGGCTCCCAATTTGGCTCTAACAACATTGGTGTGTTTTTTTTTGACAAAGGCACCCATTTTATACCTACATATGACTTGGTGAAGGTTAAGCCGCAAATATCTTATTCTTCTAGCGGTGTGATAATGAATACTGTAGATTGGATCAGACTCAATTCCATGTTTATACCTGATTCAGCGTATACAAACATTGTAATTGGCGGCTTTAAACCATCTGATTCTATTTTGGTAGCTGAGCGATATGGAGGTACCGAAATAGCTTACTACTATGTTGATTCAGTTGTTGTGCGAAAAGTGCCAAAATTCAACGAAAGGAAATTGTGCGTCGGCTCGTCAATATCGGTGCCATACGTTGTAAGGGAGGGGGGAGATTTTTCGTCCGACAATATATTCCTTTTGCAATTGTCGGACCCATTCGGTGACTTCGCGAATGCGGTTACTATCGGAAGCGCAAATAGAGAATCTGGTGTGATAGATGGTACTCTGCCTAGTATTTTGCAAACAGGCGGTGGCTACAAAGTGAGGATTGTCTCTACCTCGCCAGAACATACAGTTTGGGTATACGATGACAGCATTCGGATTGATTTTGTCTCCTCCGTCGTTGCTGGAATAAAAGACCTGCCAGACTATAGTGGTGTACAATTAACCGCGGATGCTTCCCCGGGGAGAAGTTACGAATGGACGGGGCCGAACGCTTTTGTTTCAAAGGAACAGTATCCAATTATTGTCAGTCCTACTATCGCAGACAGTGGTATTTATATTGTCACGGCAACAATTGATGGTTGTTTTACTCGGGATACCATAAACTTTGATTTTATAGAGTCTCTAATCGGAGTGCCATCTGCGTTTAGCCCTAATGGTGATAATATAAATGACATCCTATACATTAATAGTTCAAAGAATGTTCAAGAACTGCACCTGAAAATATTTAATCGATGGGGACAAATGGTTTTTGAAACAACAGATATTAAGAAGGGTTGGGATGGCAGGGTTAAGGGGCAAGCACTCGAACCGGAAGTTTTTGGTTATGTGCTTAGCGCAACTCTAATAAATGGGCAGCCCTTCATTACAAAGGGGAATGTTACCCTCATACGATAG
- a CDS encoding adenylate/guanylate cyclase domain-containing protein encodes MHIRAMCSVVVFLLLSMGCGTTVLAQSPGLQKTTDSLQKILSAAPEDTGKVMMLTRLSAMDGTGDCKAKLGYGERALTLAQKLDWGTGIYNSLYKIADVYRYCLKDYSAAMNTYQQLEQIAIDKNDKKGLIGVYTDKATTYQLEGNYAAAIGYCDKIIQLKPRKDEILGTLGNKGQFYAELGNYPKALDAYEQSLKILNDTILADKLIPASYRMMQMMLLLNVGDIYVQMKDYDKALTNYNKALSGNSILKDKDISVVANNGIGNWYILNNRSAESIPYFLAALTDAKNNIFEEEVLNNLATAYFEQKDIEKALAYATRARETATNHDNEPKQVWAYTTLGKIENYRKQYSNASGYLLQAIAVAQRNGARNDEKNAWEVLSETYSGMRQPQKAFEAYKQFIGLRDSIYNADKAKELTRLSMQGDFDRRQAADSIRQADEDKIAAFRLQRQRMMSYSGFAAVAVLLALAFLIYRNYSSAKRSNAIISAANETIKEEKQVSENLLLNILPQHVAEELKAKGGVDAKRFDDVTILFTDFVNFTTTAEKLTPEELVAELHYCFKAFDTIIGKYGIEKIKTIGDAYMAASGLPSPNDHHATDIINAAIEIRDFMAARKATMGDSGFGIRIGINSGSVVAGIVGIKKFSYDIWGDAVNIAARMEQKSEPGRINISETTYALVKDNFSCSFRGEIDAKNKGLMNMYFAEKTVPVANSQVTVTSPS; translated from the coding sequence ATGCATATAAGGGCGATGTGTTCGGTTGTAGTTTTTCTGCTACTCTCTATGGGCTGCGGTACTACGGTTCTTGCCCAATCGCCCGGCCTGCAGAAAACAACTGATTCCCTGCAAAAGATCCTTTCAGCTGCCCCCGAAGACACCGGGAAAGTAATGATGCTGACAAGATTATCCGCTATGGACGGAACCGGGGATTGCAAAGCAAAACTCGGATACGGAGAAAGGGCGCTAACGCTCGCCCAGAAGCTGGACTGGGGAACGGGTATTTACAATAGCTTGTACAAAATAGCTGATGTGTACAGGTATTGTTTAAAGGACTATTCCGCTGCCATGAATACCTACCAGCAGCTGGAACAAATAGCCATCGATAAAAATGACAAGAAGGGCCTGATAGGCGTATATACCGACAAAGCGACTACCTATCAGTTGGAAGGAAACTATGCAGCAGCCATCGGTTATTGTGACAAGATCATACAACTCAAACCTCGCAAGGACGAGATACTGGGCACACTGGGAAATAAAGGACAATTTTACGCCGAACTTGGTAATTACCCGAAAGCGCTGGACGCTTATGAACAATCACTAAAAATACTCAACGACACCATCCTGGCAGATAAACTCATTCCTGCATCATACCGCATGATGCAAATGATGCTGCTTTTGAACGTTGGCGATATCTACGTCCAAATGAAGGATTATGATAAAGCGTTGACGAACTACAATAAAGCGTTAAGCGGTAACAGTATTTTAAAAGACAAAGACATCTCTGTAGTTGCCAACAATGGTATAGGCAACTGGTATATCCTGAACAACAGAAGCGCTGAGAGTATTCCATATTTCCTTGCCGCACTGACCGATGCAAAAAACAACATTTTTGAAGAGGAGGTATTGAATAACCTCGCCACTGCCTATTTCGAACAAAAGGACATCGAAAAAGCCCTCGCCTACGCCACCCGGGCGCGCGAAACAGCAACGAATCATGACAATGAACCTAAACAGGTGTGGGCCTATACCACGCTGGGCAAAATAGAGAACTACAGGAAACAGTACAGTAATGCATCCGGTTACCTGTTGCAGGCCATAGCAGTGGCCCAAAGAAACGGGGCCCGGAACGATGAAAAAAATGCCTGGGAGGTACTCAGCGAAACCTATAGCGGGATGCGGCAGCCGCAAAAAGCATTTGAAGCGTATAAACAGTTCATAGGCCTGCGCGATAGCATATACAATGCCGATAAAGCCAAAGAGCTTACCAGGCTCAGCATGCAGGGCGATTTTGACCGCAGGCAGGCGGCAGACAGCATCAGGCAGGCCGATGAGGACAAGATTGCGGCGTTCCGCTTGCAAAGACAGCGCATGATGAGCTATAGCGGGTTTGCAGCTGTGGCAGTACTGCTGGCACTGGCATTCCTCATCTACCGCAACTATAGCAGCGCAAAAAGATCGAACGCCATCATCAGCGCGGCAAATGAAACGATCAAAGAGGAAAAGCAGGTCTCCGAAAACCTGCTGCTGAATATTTTGCCCCAACACGTGGCGGAAGAGCTAAAAGCAAAGGGCGGCGTAGATGCAAAAAGGTTCGACGACGTCACCATTCTTTTCACCGATTTTGTAAACTTCACTACCACCGCCGAGAAGCTGACACCGGAAGAACTGGTGGCCGAACTCCATTATTGCTTTAAGGCATTCGATACCATCATAGGCAAATACGGTATAGAAAAAATAAAGACAATAGGCGATGCATACATGGCCGCATCGGGCCTGCCTTCGCCCAATGATCACCATGCCACCGATATCATCAATGCTGCTATCGAGATCAGGGATTTTATGGCAGCGCGTAAAGCCACCATGGGCGACAGCGGCTTCGGCATACGCATAGGTATCAATTCCGGCAGCGTGGTGGCAGGTATTGTGGGCATCAAAAAATTCTCATACGATATCTGGGGCGATGCTGTAAATATCGCCGCGCGCATGGAACAAAAAAGCGAACCGGGCAGGATAAACATTTCCGAAACCACTTACGCCCTGGTAAAGGATAACTTCTCCTGCAGTTTCCGGGGAGAAATAGACGCTAAGAACAAGGGGCTGATGAACATGTATTTCGCTGAAAAGACTGTGCCCGTAGCAAATTCGCAAGTCACTGTCACTTCTCCATCCTAA
- the arr gene encoding NAD(+)--rifampin ADP-ribosyltransferase: MAISFRDNPSDNGPFYHGTRADLQVGDLLTPGRESNYKAEFLMNHIYFTALVNGAGLAAALAKGEGSERVYIVEPTGIFENDPNVTDKKFPGNPTRSYRTLAPLKVVGEATDWVRQTPEQIAKWKEKLANSTGEIIN; this comes from the coding sequence TTGGCCATTTCATTCAGAGATAATCCTTCTGACAACGGCCCCTTCTATCATGGCACGAGAGCTGACCTGCAGGTTGGTGATCTGCTGACGCCCGGTCGCGAGTCGAACTATAAAGCGGAGTTCCTGATGAATCATATCTACTTCACAGCCCTCGTTAATGGTGCGGGTCTTGCTGCTGCTTTAGCAAAAGGCGAGGGGAGTGAACGTGTGTACATTGTAGAACCAACCGGCATTTTTGAAAACGACCCTAACGTTACCGACAAGAAATTCCCCGGTAATCCAACACGTTCTTATCGTACCCTTGCGCCATTAAAGGTCGTGGGCGAAGCAACGGATTGGGTGAGACAAACACCTGAGCAGATAGCAAAATGGAAGGAAAAGCTGGCCAATTCTACAGGCGAGATCATTAACTAG
- a CDS encoding GAF domain-containing protein encodes MSEANIKPANGPSEEISNQHDTALLDRLGVELHSELEPTILYKKIVDAAVAIMGSQFATMQLLYPEPGSFGKLRIVAAHGFTPEAEEYWEWVYHYTDSSCGEVLRTRRRVIVPDYRTAEFMQNSPTLSVFIDGGVYAAQSTPVYSEAGKLLGMVSTHWAYPHTPSQHQLDMLDILVSQAAGLIERTTTR; translated from the coding sequence ATGAGTGAAGCAAATATCAAACCAGCAAATGGGCCGTCAGAAGAAATTAGCAACCAGCACGATACAGCACTGTTGGATAGACTTGGTGTTGAGCTCCACAGTGAACTAGAACCAACGATCCTATATAAAAAAATTGTTGACGCAGCCGTTGCCATAATGGGCTCACAGTTTGCCACTATGCAATTACTCTACCCCGAACCTGGCAGCTTTGGCAAACTGCGCATAGTTGCAGCACACGGATTTACACCCGAGGCAGAGGAATACTGGGAATGGGTGTACCACTATACAGACAGCTCTTGCGGCGAGGTATTAAGAACACGCAGGCGCGTGATCGTACCCGATTACCGTACCGCGGAGTTCATGCAGAATTCACCAACGCTGTCTGTATTCATTGATGGCGGCGTATACGCTGCGCAAAGCACACCTGTATATTCAGAAGCTGGAAAACTTCTCGGTATGGTGTCTACACACTGGGCTTATCCGCACACACCGTCGCAACACCAGCTGGATATGCTCGACATACTGGTAAGCCAGGCAGCGGGGCTCATTGAGCGCACAACGACGCGCTAG
- a CDS encoding PaaI family thioesterase codes for MGLYEQIKESFDKQGLMHSLNAHLASVQDGEVKVACEFSAGVTQQDGYFHGGAITSILDSACGYAAWTKIPEGKEVLTVEFKVNFIKAAKANKIVAVGKVIHAGKTLMFCEGEVFDETETTVLAKMSTTMIVIAKSV; via the coding sequence ATGGGACTATACGAACAAATCAAGGAGAGTTTTGACAAGCAGGGTTTAATGCACTCCCTGAATGCCCACCTGGCGAGTGTTCAGGACGGCGAGGTTAAGGTGGCTTGTGAATTTTCGGCCGGGGTAACACAGCAGGACGGCTACTTTCATGGTGGTGCCATCACCAGCATACTGGACAGTGCCTGTGGTTATGCTGCCTGGACAAAGATCCCCGAAGGCAAAGAGGTCCTGACTGTGGAGTTCAAGGTCAATTTCATCAAGGCTGCAAAAGCAAACAAAATTGTTGCTGTAGGAAAAGTGATCCATGCGGGAAAGACACTGATGTTTTGCGAAGGGGAGGTCTTTGATGAAACCGAAACAACGGTTCTTGCAAAGATGTCGACAACTATGATCGTGATCGCAAAGTCTGTCTGA
- a CDS encoding FAD-binding oxidoreductase gives MEEHIVKILSTEYLTHNVKRIKVEKPEGYSFIPGQATWVAINKPECKHDVRPFSFTSLNAWPELEFTIKIYREHHGVTAQIEKLQKGDELIIHHAFGVISYKEPGVFIAAGAGITPFLAILRQLKEDDKLAGNSLIFSNMTVDDIILLEELNEILAKDLHIVLTREGVIGFHDLRISEDYLIDTIRNFSQHFYICGPSQFVKDMQGMLLNLGAKADTIIFEK, from the coding sequence ATGGAAGAGCACATAGTTAAGATACTAAGCACAGAGTACCTGACGCATAATGTGAAACGTATCAAGGTGGAGAAACCCGAAGGCTACAGCTTTATTCCCGGCCAGGCTACGTGGGTGGCGATCAATAAGCCGGAATGTAAACATGATGTCAGGCCATTTTCATTTACATCGCTGAACGCATGGCCGGAGCTGGAATTCACCATCAAAATATACCGTGAGCATCACGGCGTAACTGCGCAAATAGAGAAACTACAAAAGGGAGATGAACTGATCATACACCATGCATTTGGTGTAATTAGTTACAAAGAACCCGGCGTGTTTATTGCGGCAGGGGCGGGCATCACACCTTTCCTCGCTATACTCCGGCAGTTGAAAGAAGACGATAAGCTGGCAGGCAATTCTCTTATCTTCTCCAACATGACGGTGGATGATATTATTCTTTTGGAGGAGCTGAATGAGATATTAGCGAAAGATCTGCATATAGTGCTGACGAGAGAGGGCGTAATAGGTTTTCACGATTTACGTATCAGCGAAGACTACCTGATTGATACAATAAGAAATTTTAGCCAGCATTTTTATATCTGTGGACCTTCACAGTTTGTGAAAGATATGCAGGGCATGCTCCTTAACCTGGGGGCGAAAGCGGATACAATTATTTTTGAAAAGTAG
- a CDS encoding OprO/OprP family phosphate-selective porin → MFYRLVICISCLIALVATGHVLAQDSTTVVHHDSTLVNKMEAGDEQDVVEPRRQLVRFNEYQGRYFSIRVGGGFLEDIADYVQDANSKQQFDLGYNTKLRDWRFTFKGRLGKGKGNHDVTYSVGIMYDAPTKTWLFRETGLMIEVPELWGNFFIGRTKEGFSLNKVMVGYAGWTMERATMSDATVPILGDGIKWLGHLKGPNILWNLGYFNDKFNKDQAFSSYHQQGVARIMWLPILSEETKTVFHTGINLRYGQPDEDTLQLRSRPEAWIAPYFVDTKKMHAFNTFMYGYEIYYRKGPWLFGSEYWFESVNAPEKGNPVFHGGDIVATWLITGETREYNTVGGFFKGILPDRPLFGGGFGAIEAVLRLSYIDLDDAKINGGKFWRITPMINWHATDNVRFEFAYGFGQLDRFNLIGNTHFFQGRVQLQL, encoded by the coding sequence ATGTTTTATCGCCTCGTTATCTGCATTTCTTGTTTGATCGCACTCGTGGCGACGGGCCACGTATTGGCGCAAGACAGCACAACCGTGGTGCACCACGACTCTACGCTGGTCAACAAAATGGAAGCTGGCGATGAACAAGATGTGGTAGAACCCAGGAGGCAGCTGGTGCGCTTTAATGAATACCAGGGTAGGTATTTTTCTATCAGGGTTGGCGGCGGTTTTCTCGAGGATATTGCTGATTATGTCCAGGACGCTAATAGCAAGCAACAATTCGACCTCGGCTATAATACTAAACTGCGCGACTGGCGCTTCACGTTCAAAGGCCGGCTGGGCAAAGGCAAGGGCAATCATGACGTTACCTATTCTGTGGGTATTATGTACGATGCCCCCACAAAGACCTGGTTATTCCGCGAAACAGGGTTGATGATAGAAGTACCGGAGCTATGGGGTAACTTCTTTATCGGGCGTACCAAGGAGGGTTTCTCGCTAAACAAGGTAATGGTGGGTTATGCAGGCTGGACCATGGAACGTGCTACCATGAGCGACGCGACGGTTCCTATCCTCGGCGATGGTATCAAATGGCTGGGGCATCTAAAGGGGCCTAATATTCTGTGGAACCTCGGTTACTTCAACGATAAGTTCAATAAAGATCAGGCTTTTTCAAGCTATCACCAGCAAGGCGTGGCCAGGATCATGTGGTTGCCTATATTGTCTGAAGAAACGAAAACTGTCTTTCATACAGGCATCAACCTTCGATATGGGCAACCAGATGAAGACACACTGCAGCTAAGATCAAGACCTGAGGCATGGATCGCGCCTTATTTTGTTGACACCAAAAAAATGCACGCATTCAACACGTTCATGTACGGATACGAGATCTACTATCGTAAAGGCCCCTGGTTGTTCGGTTCCGAATATTGGTTTGAAAGCGTCAATGCTCCTGAGAAAGGCAATCCCGTTTTTCATGGAGGCGATATCGTGGCCACCTGGTTGATCACCGGAGAAACCCGCGAATACAACACCGTTGGTGGCTTCTTTAAAGGCATACTGCCAGACAGACCACTTTTCGGGGGTGGTTTCGGGGCCATCGAAGCTGTGTTACGCCTGTCTTATATCGACCTGGATGACGCTAAAATTAACGGCGGCAAATTCTGGCGCATCACGCCTATGATCAACTGGCATGCTACCGACAACGTGCGGTTTGAATTTGCTTATGGCTTTGGCCAGCTTGACCGTTTCAATCTCATTGGCAATACCCATTTCTTCCAGGGACGGGTGCAGTTGCAGCTATAG
- a CDS encoding type II asparaginase, translating into MRKLKLCFVAFIAATLPLTMAEAQRKANLPDVVLLATGGTIAGTAASSTQAGYSSGQLGVDAMLNAVPDAKKIANVTGEQISNVGSQDMTFDIMMKVAKRVNELTRDGGAEGIVITHGTDVIEETAYFLNLVVKTERPVVLVGSMRPSTAMSADGPLNLYNGIAVAADPDAVGHGVMVVMNDEIHSAQSIIKTSTTAVETFQSPLRGLIGATNYGDNRFYRTPHKRWGPNSEFSVDGVSKIPRVDIIYVDADMAPDLIDCSVEKGAKGIVLAGVGNGNMSKAALEASKRAVKKGVVVVRSTRVATGDVSRDVEVDDDDIGTIASYELNPQKSRILLGLALLQQRSAKDIQRIFKEY; encoded by the coding sequence ATGAGAAAACTAAAGCTCTGCTTCGTAGCCTTTATAGCAGCTACCCTGCCGCTGACAATGGCCGAAGCACAACGAAAAGCAAACCTGCCTGATGTGGTCTTACTGGCTACAGGCGGAACCATTGCCGGTACTGCTGCCAGCAGTACACAAGCCGGCTACAGCTCAGGACAGCTGGGTGTAGATGCCATGCTCAACGCCGTACCCGATGCCAAGAAGATCGCGAACGTTACAGGTGAGCAGATCTCCAATGTGGGCTCGCAAGACATGACGTTTGACATCATGATGAAAGTAGCCAAACGTGTCAACGAACTAACCCGCGACGGCGGAGCGGAGGGCATTGTTATCACCCATGGTACCGACGTGATAGAAGAAACAGCTTACTTCCTGAACCTGGTGGTAAAAACAGAACGACCAGTTGTACTGGTGGGTTCTATGCGCCCGAGTACTGCGATGAGTGCCGACGGACCACTGAACCTGTATAATGGTATAGCAGTAGCTGCCGACCCTGATGCAGTAGGCCATGGGGTAATGGTGGTGATGAATGACGAGATACATTCAGCACAGAGCATTATTAAGACCAGCACCACGGCCGTCGAAACTTTCCAGTCACCACTGCGCGGCCTGATAGGCGCCACTAACTATGGCGACAATCGTTTCTACCGTACGCCTCATAAAAGGTGGGGACCAAACAGCGAGTTCTCGGTAGATGGCGTTAGCAAAATACCACGGGTTGACATCATATATGTTGATGCCGACATGGCGCCCGACCTTATCGATTGTTCTGTTGAGAAAGGTGCCAAAGGCATAGTACTGGCCGGTGTGGGTAATGGTAACATGTCTAAAGCTGCCCTTGAAGCCAGCAAACGCGCGGTAAAAAAAGGCGTGGTGGTAGTGCGCAGTACACGCGTGGCCACAGGTGATGTAAGCCGCGACGTGGAAGTAGACGATGACGATATTGGCACCATTGCCTCTTACGAACTCAACCCGCAAAAATCGAGAATACTGCTGGGGCTGGCTTTGTTACAACAACGTAGCGCAAAGGACATTCAGCGCATATTTAAAGAATACTAG
- a CDS encoding aspartate ammonia-lyase codes for MKFRSTLVMIAAATMWGHAIYAQTRTEKDLLGEKQIPADAYYGVQTARALENFQVSGVTTKFYPDYVRAYAMVKMAAARANAEVGRMSKEKLMAIEKACMAVMAGEYHDQFLVDLYQGGAGTSANMNANEVLANIALELSGKKKGDYHSIEPHDDLNMGQSTNDVYPTTLHVAMLLHNDKVVQQAKELSAAFHKKGEQFKNLLKMGRTEGQDAVPMTLGQEFHGFGNQLDGAIDALIKSEAYLYEENMGATAIGTGITASPGYAEKVAVHLAKITGKPMVLSHDLIAATSSMQAFVMYSAALKNLAITLSKISSDLIFLATGPRAGIFEINLPALQPGSSIMPGKVNPVMPELMNEVCFKAIGNDVTVAFASQDGLLQLNAYEPVVAVAIFESQGLFFKTMPLFRKQCIEGITANEKTLKHYMERSVGTVTALNPILGYDKTTELAKEALQTDKGIIELVKEKHLLNDQQMKDFMDPAKMTAPTDIKK; via the coding sequence ATGAAATTTAGATCAACGCTCGTCATGATCGCAGCTGCGACTATGTGGGGTCATGCCATTTACGCCCAAACACGTACCGAAAAAGACCTCCTGGGCGAAAAACAAATTCCTGCAGATGCCTATTACGGAGTACAGACAGCCAGAGCCCTGGAGAACTTCCAGGTGAGCGGCGTTACTACGAAGTTCTATCCCGACTATGTGAGGGCTTATGCCATGGTGAAAATGGCAGCCGCACGCGCCAATGCCGAGGTGGGCCGCATGAGCAAGGAAAAGCTTATGGCCATTGAGAAAGCCTGTATGGCTGTTATGGCAGGTGAATACCACGACCAGTTCCTGGTAGACCTCTACCAGGGTGGCGCGGGTACTTCCGCCAACATGAATGCCAATGAGGTACTTGCCAATATCGCCCTGGAACTCAGCGGCAAAAAGAAAGGAGACTACCATTCTATAGAACCTCACGACGACCTGAACATGGGCCAGTCTACCAACGACGTGTACCCTACCACCCTCCACGTGGCCATGCTGCTGCACAATGACAAAGTGGTGCAACAGGCAAAGGAACTTTCCGCTGCTTTCCACAAAAAAGGTGAACAATTCAAGAACCTGCTGAAGATGGGTCGCACGGAAGGACAGGATGCTGTGCCTATGACACTGGGCCAGGAATTCCACGGCTTTGGCAACCAACTGGACGGCGCCATTGACGCATTGATAAAATCAGAAGCCTATTTATATGAAGAGAATATGGGTGCGACTGCTATCGGTACCGGTATCACTGCATCACCGGGCTATGCAGAAAAAGTAGCGGTACACCTGGCCAAGATCACAGGCAAACCTATGGTGCTCAGCCATGACCTGATCGCTGCAACCTCCAGCATGCAGGCATTTGTGATGTACAGTGCTGCGCTGAAGAACCTGGCAATCACACTATCCAAGATATCCAGCGACCTCATATTCCTCGCTACTGGCCCGCGTGCGGGTATCTTCGAGATCAACCTGCCAGCGTTGCAACCGGGTTCTTCTATCATGCCAGGCAAGGTGAATCCTGTAATGCCAGAACTGATGAACGAGGTATGCTTCAAAGCTATAGGCAATGATGTGACTGTAGCATTTGCCTCGCAGGACGGTCTGTTACAATTGAATGCTTATGAACCAGTGGTGGCAGTAGCCATCTTTGAATCACAGGGCTTGTTCTTCAAAACAATGCCTTTGTTCCGTAAGCAATGTATCGAGGGTATCACCGCAAACGAAAAAACGCTGAAACATTATATGGAACGTAGCGTAGGTACAGTTACTGCGCTAAACCCCATACTGGGTTATGATAAAACCACTGAGCTAGCCAAAGAAGCCCTGCAAACAGACAAGGGCATCATTGAACTCGTGAAAGAAAAGCACCTGCTGAACGACCAGCAAATGAAGGATTTTATGGATCCTGCTAAAATGACCGCTCCAACCGACATTAAAAAATAA
- a CDS encoding exosortase/archaeosortase family protein — protein MYKTLKILSSMPPRALAQKLLKDRIAFFLLKFAVIFGLLYGLNFGIIALSIPGGLYSEWVAEHLRYADFLRTELIQASSNLLTFFGYQNLYDAASLQIPGVVKIKVAYVCMGFGLVSFCWAFVAAYPQSLAKKIIYIAIGTLAIIILNILRIVGLAVITAKDAFEFSLIDHHTTFNIIVYIFLFLLLMRMVNRETGSGR, from the coding sequence ATGTATAAAACCCTAAAGATATTATCCTCAATGCCCCCGCGGGCTTTGGCACAAAAGCTGCTTAAGGACCGTATTGCGTTTTTTCTGCTGAAGTTTGCGGTAATATTCGGGCTGCTGTATGGCCTGAACTTTGGCATTATCGCCCTTTCTATTCCCGGTGGCTTGTATAGCGAATGGGTGGCAGAACACCTTCGCTATGCCGATTTTTTAAGAACAGAACTGATACAGGCTTCATCCAATCTGCTGACATTCTTTGGCTACCAGAATCTGTACGATGCGGCCAGTTTGCAAATACCGGGGGTTGTTAAGATAAAGGTGGCTTATGTGTGCATGGGCTTTGGGCTGGTTTCTTTTTGCTGGGCCTTTGTCGCGGCCTATCCGCAGTCGCTGGCTAAGAAGATCATTTACATTGCAATAGGCACCCTTGCCATCATTATCCTCAATATTCTACGCATAGTGGGGTTGGCCGTTATTACTGCTAAAGATGCGTTTGAATTCAGTCTTATCGATCACCATACAACGTTCAATATCATTGTATACATCTTCCTTTTCCTGTTGCTGATGCGGATGGTGAACCGCGAAACAGGCTCTGGCCGCTAA